The genomic interval AGTTCAGCTCGTGGTCGTCATGGTTCCTGAGATCTTACGAGCGTTTTCCAGAACATCAAATGGTCTCGTGGCCAGAAAAGTGGGCTTTAATTTGTCAAATAGTGTTTCAAAGGGAATTTGAACCCTTCCCCGTGCCAGCATGGGTTCGAACCAGCTTCCTCCCGCCAAGCCGGAGACTCTGAACTCGTCGTTACAGACAATGGTTGGATAATATTTCCACGGTCAAAAATGAGCTTTCATGCTCTGCTGGCGTCCAGGCATATGAATTTAAGCTGTTCTGTGGTCAGATTTTCACATAAAATCTCTGATCATCAAACCCCGGGCGCTCCTTAATAACTCAGGATGGGTCAAGTGCAGAGAGGAATCAATAAAGgacaatttattattatattattatagcttTACACTGAACTCTTAATTCAAGCCTCGTTCTCTTTAAGCCTAAAGAGCCTGGGTTAGGGTAAAGGCAGGGCCATTGGTAAAGTCGACAAAGGTGGTGGATAAAAACCCTGAAGCTGTACTCTTGTGATTGTGACTTGGTTTCTAAATCAGAGGTCATGGGTCAGAGGGAACAGGTTGATGTTGGCTGCCTCCATCGGACACAGAGTGGTTCAGTGGGGGGTCTGAACCAGAAGCCTTGGAGGACTTGAGATCTGGTGTTACGCTGCAGAGCTCTGACACGTCTGCTCTCTGATGAGCTGAACATACTGCGGAGAAGACTAACTGAATACATCTGGGGACAGGTTTGTACAAAAGATTTGAAGGCCGCAACCTGAGTTTGAGTAAGTTTATGAACACTATATATTTAATAGCTGAGAGATTCTGAGCACTTGATATCATGAGAGGGCCCTTAACCTTAGTCAGTAAGTACCTTAGTTTCCCCTCAGgtactttaatgtgtttttaacccCCAACTAAGCCAGTGGAGCGCACTGGAAAGTGTCCTGATGTTATGGAGAAGGCAGCATCTAATATGACAACTCACTTCCAGATCATTTGCAAATGGATTTTATTCTGCTTAGTTTGTGGTCGCATGCCAAGGACATTCACCCATCCACCATCCGTATGTATACCAGCTTATCCTGAGCAGGGTTCATCACACCAGTTCTAGGTTCCCAGTACAgcacaggacacacatggacagACAGCCAGTCACACTCACACCGACAGGTAATTCAGAGTTTCCAATTATTGGACTGTGAAATCCAGGACCTTCTAGCGGGGGGAGGCGCCACCGtgtgatgataataatactgCAAAACGTCATCATCTGGGTGTGAGGAGTTGCTCACTACTATCTGGAGATTATCGATGAAAAATCAAAACTTCAATGACACAATTCGGTCGTTTAAAGTTCCGTTCTGCACTCATAATAATCCAGATCCATTGCCCACTCGATAGCTTTGTTGTTCATAAACCTGTTTAAAGTGAAACTCCAGTTTCATTCAACGTGGGTGTCAGTTGCAGTTTTGTCCGTCGTTCCtgtcagtaataataataataatgtacatgttaatagcttgggggggggggggggagaaaaaaggttttaaacgaaaaaaagaaaaagatgaacgCTAAAATCATTTCCCAAACTATCACTTTGACCTACTGTACTTACTGTAGCTGTGCAACGAAGGATCATTAGACACACTTCCGGTGGGCTCACTTTACGGTTTACCCAGCTTGTAAGACCTTTACTTTTTGATGTACTTCAAACAATCGGCTTCAGGTTGTCTCGCACGTTCAAATCCAGCTTGAGAGGAGccacttgtgtgtgtatatatatatatatatatatatatatatatatatatatatatatatacacacatatatatgtatatatatatatacgtcacTCATTCACCGTTTGAATGGTCCTCAATGCAGTAACTTCAAACAGAGATGAACACATGTTGTCCAAGCTGTGACACAATACATTCTGCGTGTTTCCTCGATTCAATGACGCAATACATTGAGTCAATttcttcaacaaaaaaaatactggATGCCTTGTGCATCGTTTTAATACACGGTTTCAtgttaaagaaaagatgtgtAGGACATGTATGGGGTCCTCTTGGGCGCTTCACTAAATTGCACATGGAGTGTAAACAGATACAGGTGGTTCACCCACTGAGGAGAGGTCCATGGGGttgaagaggacgaggagacaCTTGATGCTCACTCCAGAGGAGGATCGGCCCCACTGTCTTCAAACGGCAGCTTCACCGCTGGCTACTGGGTTGGATTAGATCACATCAAACAAGTTACTGCCAACGGTTTGTAAGAAAAGACCTCAGTTTGCTTCAAACAAAGTGTTTGTCGGATCTCTTTTCGACAGCAGAATCGGCTGTTTTTTCTGCAACTATCTGGACTTCGAACAAACTCGTTTGTTAAAAACATACTGAGGCCGTGACAGGCGCACGCTCACGTCCACGCCGTGCACCTGAGCTCAGGGTAGCATGAACCACTTTCCATCAGTGTCAATGTAGCCCTTGAAATTGCTTCATTTAGGTGGAGCTCTGAGATAAACTCCCTAGAGAGGTcatcaggtacacacacacacacactcacacacacacacaccctcttcaTATTCTTGAAACAGCAAGCAGAGCAGAACCCAACACACACCCCCCCGGTCCATTTGTACAACGGTACCCCCTTTGTTAGTCCAGGTTAGCTAGCTGACACTGATTGGTCAAACCATTATGAGGGCAACATTTGAGCCACTGGTTTTTGGTCCACAGATAGTGATGATTCTATTAGAcacagagtaaaaaaaagaaaaaaaaagtctccatCTGATCACAGCCTTCTCCATCTCAGAAGGGCCACGGATGTTGAACCACAACTCTGCTGGTTCTGGAAAAGTTACAGCAACTATGATTCCCCAGAGCATCCCTGGCCCGACCGGGGTCGGACAACACATGTTCTTCAAGTCCAGGTTCCCCAGTCCCTCCATCCTACGTGACGTAGTCCTCGTCATCACTAGGTTCTGATTTGATGTGGTCtgggtgaagaagaggaaagtgTGGCGCCGTACTCCTGGTACAGACATACCACTCCTTAATGTTAGACAACTGAGGTAAGGCTGGGTTGACTGAGCGCTGGCTCCTCCGCCGGCTCCTCCCACTCTGCTGCTTCTGGGCCAGCTGACTCTTCAGGCCTGACAGAGAGAGATCCAGGGGCATCGCCATCGGAGACGAACTCCGCAGAAGCAGCTTGTGGTCGGCCTCGCCGGCTGAGCCGATGTCCAACGCGTGGCTGGACAGCAGGGGGAAATGAATGTTTCCATTGGCGAGTGACGGAGAGTGGCGGTTCATTTTAAGGTCAAGGGGCTCCAGCAGACCCTGATGAGGTTGTTGGAGTTGATGAGCGATGGAGTCGTACGCGTCCCGGCGTTCGCAGGGAGGCGACGACTTGACGTGGACCTTCATGTGTTTGCGCAGGGAGCTGGGGTGGGTGTAGGACTTGGTGCAGCCCAGGGCCTTGCAGTCGTAGGGCTTGGAGGCCGTGTGGACCTGTGAGTGCTTCTTCCGGTCGCTGCTGTTGGCGAAGCGTCGCTCGCAGAACTCGCACTGGAACGGCTTCTCACCTGCAACACAAGCATCACACTCACTGTCAGCACGCTCTAGGATGGGCCAGTGATCAATGGTGCACCCGCAGGGACACCGACACACACTGACCGATGGGGCGTTGAATATATTGAGCCACGAGGAACTCGTATTCATTGAATGTGGGGCTTTTGTTCAGGTACGAGAGTTTTGGGAGGAGGTCGTTAAAAAAGACATTGTGATGATTCTTGAGAAATGTTCCTTTAGTAATCGAGAAATTGTTATTTAACTAAGATTGTTTAGACTGTTTAGATACAACGTGCTAACATTGGTGTACTGTATGGGGTTGAAAGGAAATACCAGACTGAAATTCATATTGGAATATGCTTTCCGataggaaggagggagaggtgggCTTATTCATAACGTAAAAGTCAGgagaaaataactttttctCTTCTTAATCTGCGTAATAGGGGATGGCGTATATATTGGAAAACTGACAATACCAATAGTGTCAACCAGTGACAGACGTGCAGCTCTGTCTAGCTCATAAAGAAATCCTCactgcattattattttaactccAAGCCAACAGATGATTTGACGTTGCATAACAACtactatattaataataatcacgGTTCAGCAGTAGGAACGTTAGATTTCAGCTCCCAGGTTTTTCCAAACTTATGCATTTTCAGCAGTGCTTTGCCATTTAActtcaacattcacacaagtTGTTTGCAGGAATCGCATCTTCTCGTTATTATTATGCCGTCGCCCAATTAGTTGCGAGCTGGAACGAGCGAGAGAAGAAAACTGGAAACAATGtgcaaatgcaaaagaaaacaaagacttcGAAAGGCTGGAACACCCACGGCgagtccgattgacttgaaatgttACACATATACAACCACAATTATATATGTGGCTCATTtgcatcatatttatataaataccgTCTACTTTTCTACTTCCAATGTATGAAGCAGATAGAGAGATGCATTACATTAGTGCAACACTAGTctaaaaacaatcaataaaacattttttgagCAGGAAAATGGCCATAACTCATTGACCATGCGTATAATTATCATATATATTGGGAGATATTGGCCAACAACGTGTATCTCTAAACTTGTTGGACATAAGATGTCCTCTGAAATCTGATGGTTTCATATTTTTGGGTTCTTGTGGGCTCGGTCTATCAGATATTGGATCACGAGCGATCTTAACTTAACTCTGTGCAGACAGCGTGCACTTTGTCCTAAAGAAGCACACTAAGCTTCGTTCACATCAAATAAAGCATAAATGCATCCATGTCACAAGTTATATTTTAGAAATTCTCTATCTCCAGAGAGGAACGCAACGTTTCAGGGTCCTCCATTATTGAGCGTAGCAAACAAAAGCTAATATTGTTAGTTCCTCATTAAATATTGAAGAGAAACTACTTGCTGTAAATGAACGATACCATTTTTGAATGCATCGCGGTGAACATGTTTTGAGTGTTTTAAGAACACACAGAATATTGTTCTTAAAAGTACGTCAAATAAGTCTTCTTACAAATGACATTTGACCAATAAAATGACACACAAAAGGTAACTGCAATACGAGTGTAGAGCACATGGAACCCTGAAGGCTGCTCATTGTTGGGTCATTAGAACGACTGGAATTCTGTTGGCCATAAAAGATCTGAACCAAATATACAACCATTATAAAAAggtttgcagaaaaaaaatacattcgaTAATTATAATTAGTACAAAGGAAATTAAAAGGTTATATATTGAGTTTAAAGATGTTACATGATTGAGTTTAGATCAAACAGTTATGTGGGATTCCTCCATTAAGGGTGCTACGCTGAAGCTATAACAAAAGCAGGGCAAAACGAACACTATAAAAGgaaaaatattaaagaaaataaaagatactCAGGGCCACAAGACAAGCATGTGGGATGGCGTAAACtgacataataaaacatgtagtCCATAGATATAAATGTAGAACATTCTGTAAGACTGTCAAACTAGTGATGAAACCTGGACCTAAGatggattatttattattatattattatataaaaaaaacgtaTACAAAAGTAATAATTGCTTTTTGGAGCTACTTTGAACATCGCATTATTTTCCGACCCTGTCAATATCCAATAGAGCTAAAACAATAATGTATATGAACATACACTTCATTAGCAGTCTATGGCAGTCATAATGTTCcgcttttgtgttttatttccataTAATTGTTGATTCAATATTACGGAGGCTGTAGTTTGGtcggtccttttttttttttttaaagggattgCTCACAACCTGACAACCCAAGAGTTGCTCTTATTGTCGGCTTGCGTTTGATTCATAAAGCATTAGTA from Cyclopterus lumpus isolate fCycLum1 chromosome 15, fCycLum1.pri, whole genome shotgun sequence carries:
- the zic2b gene encoding zinc finger protein ZIC 2b, translating into MKRTAVVARHNGLVSPLGNNNSGASSIVSPPQPRPTGISACADGGAGVVGMDGLLDFSKGPTVKTELVCKWIDRTSPRQMLGRTATSVCDQTFGSMHELVDHVTTEHVAAGLESLSHVCMWDECLRAGKAFKAKYKLINHIRVHTGEKPFACAFPNCCKMFARSENLKIHTRTHTGEKPFQCEFCERRFANSSDRKKHSQVHTASKPYDCKALGCTKSYTHPSSLRKHMKVHVKSSPPCERRDAYDSIAHQLQQPHQGLLEPLDLKMNRHSPSLANGNIHFPLLSSHALDIGSAGEADHKLLLRSSSPMAMPLDLSLSGLKSQLAQKQQSGRSRRRSQRSVNPALPQLSNIKEWYVCTRSTAPHFPLLHPDHIKSEPSDDEDYVT